The Muribaculum intestinale genome includes the window ACCACTTTCTTTGTGAGGGCAACGTTTTCCTCGTAGGGGAGGTGAGAGCCGTCAATCATCACTGAAGAGAAGCCATGGTCGATGCAATCCTTGCAGAGCTCGAAGCTGTCGCCGTGGTCGAGGTGGAGTACAATCTGGGGATGTTCCCAACCGAGGCTCTTGGCATAGTCAACAGCACCCTGAGCCATGTAACGGAGCAGAATCGGGTTGGCGTAGTTGCGGGCGCCTTTCGATACCTGGAGGATTACGGGCGATTTGGTGTCGGCAGCAGCCTTGATGATAGCCTGGAGCTGCTCCATGTTGTTGAAGTTGAATGCCGGAATAGCATATCCGCCATGTACGGCTTTTGCAAACATCTCGCGGGTGTTTACAAGGCCGAGGTCTTTATAATTTACCATGTTTGATTAAATTTTTTATGGTTGAACGAATTGGCTTTATGGGATAAAGGAGCCTGTTGCAGTCTGTTGGCCGCTTGTGCTCCAAATCTGATGCAAAGATAGTAAACAATTGGAATATGGCATAGCCAAATTAATGAAAAATTTCAGTAATTATGTCATATTCGCAAAAAGGCGCCACATTGTTATGCGGACGCCTTTTGTAGAATTGTACAGGTGTGTTTCTGTATTATTCTCCGGGGATGATAGCCTCGCTGGGGCATACTTCAGCACAGCTGCCGCACTCGATGCAGGTATCGGGATCGATGTGATAGATATCGCCCTCTGAGATAGCCTCAACGGGGCATACGGGGAGACATGTGCCGCAGGCAACACACTTGTCGGTAATTACGTAAGCCATTTCTGTTTAAGATTTTAGATAATTATACGAAAGTTCTTTATAGATAATTCGTCGCAAAGATAAATTATTTCTGTCAATAACCCTATTTTTTTAACAAAAAACTTTGTCGACATGGTCTTTACGTTGGCTCAACGCAGGCAAATATCGCCGAAGTGCCCAACCAAGCCGCACCGGAGTGTGTTACATTACATATTTTAATATTATAATGTCATTGACTTATGAAAGGGAAAACAAGTTTTTGGATGCAGTTTTTTGCGTTGGCCGCAGGTATAGTGCTGATATGCATGCACGACAGGATAAACCTCGTGCAGTGGGTAATTGTGTTTGTCGGTGTCATGTTTGCCAT containing:
- a CDS encoding DUF362 domain-containing protein, with amino-acid sequence MAYVITDKCVACGTCLPVCPVEAISEGDIYHIDPDTCIECGSCAEVCPSEAIIPGE